The Micromonospora sp. NBC_00421 DNA window CCGGCGTTGTCGTAGCCGAGCAGGTTGATGCCCAGCAACGACGCGCCGTTGTCGGCGTAGTAGTGGTAGACGAGCACCTCGGCGTCGGTGTCGGTGAACACCGCCTGATGCCCCGGTCCGTGGATGTTGCCGTGCCCGGCGAGCACCTGGGTGCCACCGCCGGCGGTCATCGCCACACCGTTGCGGTCGAGGTACGGCCCGGTGACCGAGGTGGACCGGCCCACCATGACCCGGTAGGTGCTCGCCGCGCCCTGGCAGCACCTGTCGAACGACACCCACAGGTAGTAGTAGCTGCCGTGCCGCACGATCACCGGGGCTTCGATCGCGCCTCCGTTGCGGCCCGCGATGCTGCGCACCGTCGTGTCGGAGCGCTTCCCGGTGGCCGGATTCAGCGCCACCATCTTGATGCCGGACCAGAACGACCCGAAGCTGAGCCACCACCTGCCGGAGGCGTCGACCACCAGGTTCGGATCGATCGCGTTGAAGTTGTCCGACGTCCGGGACTCGATCACCAGACCCTGGTTGGTCCAACTGCCGGAGGCACCGGTGGTGCTCGTGGCCAGGAAGATCGCCGACCGGTTCGACCCGAACGTCGAGGCCGAGTAGTACAGCCAGTACCGACCATCACGGTAGGACAGGTCCGGCGCCCACAGGTTGCTGCTGCCACCGGTGTACGTGGTGGTCCACGGCGCACCGTTGGGGAACACCGCACCTGCGTTACGGAACGCGGTCCGGTCACTGGAGGTCTTGAGGGCGATGTTGGCACCGGTGTGCGCCAACAGGTAACCACCACCCGGACGGACCACGATCGTCGGATCGTGCACCCCGACGTCCCCGGTGACCCGGCCCGGCCCCGGGTACGACCCAGGCGGTGTCGTGGGGGTCGCCGCCGCCCGGGGCGCGACGGTCGGCGCGGCGGCGGACGAGGACTGCGTTGCCGCGGCCGTGCCGGCGGCCGTCAGCACGACGGCCAGGGACAGCAGAGCCAGCCGGCGGAGGGTGGGCGATGCCGGTACGGCGGACGGTGAGGTGGTCACGACAGGTCCTCGGGTCGGGCGCCGGGCGCCCGGTTGCGGGCCGTGGCGGCGCGACGTGGCACACGTTGCTCTGGTGCGTGGTGGAGCCGGCAGAGGGGTCCAGCGCCAATAGATTGACTAGCTTGGATGCTTTCGCTCGCCACGCTACCGAGCTCCCGTCGATGATCGCAAGCAGCGACACCGACGCTCGTCAATGTTGCAGAGCGGCACCAGACGTGTTGGAATGGCTCATATCGCCGCAGCACGGGGGCAACCGTGCTGAGAACGGCCAGTGCGGGAGCATCGCAGTGCCGGCAACGCGTCGCCTTCCGGCGGACGCCCGCCTGTCACATCGCCGGGCCATCCCCCGACGAGGGGCATCATGCCGGCGGGCGCCCCTCGCCCGCCACACGTATCCCCCCCGGCCCGCGCGCCCGACGGCCCACGCGCCCGACACGCGGGGGCATCCGATCCCGCCCGCCAGCACACCGGAGCCGGCGACGAGGTGAGAGGCGACCATGGTTTCCCGAGAGAGATTCGCGCGGTGGTACCGCCACCGCCTGGTATGGGCGGCGGTGACCCTGTTGGCAGTGTCGGCCGGCACTGTCGTACTGGCCAACCGGGCCAGCACCGAGACGGAGCCGGCGGATCTGCAGGCGCAGATCGTGGCCCGGATGCGCACCACGCTCGAACAGGCGGACCCGGGGCAGCACCAGCACGCCGGACACAGCACCCAGCAGGGCGGCACCGAGGAGAAGCCGCCGGTGATCTGCGGGGTCCGCGTCTACGGCTACGAGCCGGCCGAGGCCACCACGCTCGCCGACGTGCAGAAGGTCTACGGCTTCCACCTCTGCGGAATCGCCGAACAGAAGCGCCCCTGGGACGTGGCGGTCAAGCTGGCCGGCCCCTTGATCATGGACATGTCCACCGACCCCCCGGGCATCCAGGTCGTCGAGGCTACGGCCGACGTCAGGTTCGTCGACCGGCTGCGGGAGATGTTCCCCGCCAGGTATGCAACGTTGGCGCAAGAGGAGGCGCTTGCCCCTTCGGAGCTGGCCGACCAGCGCCGCCGGTACGACGCCGCAGCCGGGCTGTGACCACGCCGGACGACCCGGCAGGCGTCACGACCCGCATTCGCCCGGCCGCCGGATCCCACCCGTGACGATGCCGCGGCTGCGCCCGGCCACGCACAGGCGTGTCGTGGATCCGGGCGATCCCGGACAGCTCGCTCCACATCCAACTAAATATTGATCATCGTTGATATTTCTAGCCATCGGTGCGACAGTGGATTCGGGAGCATTCGCCTCCCGATGTCCCGTACCGACGAATGGAGGATGAACAGTGCGTTCACACCAGTCCGACCAATCCGGCGGACGCCCCCGGTCAACCGCCCGCCGGTCCCTCCAGGCGCTCGTCCTGATATTCGCCATGGTGGTCGGTACGCTGCCCGTGACCAGCCCAGCCCAGGCACATGGGACGATCATCAACCCGGCGACCCGGGCGTACCAGTGCTGGAAGACGTGGGGCAGCCAGCACACAAACCCGGCCATGCAGCAGCAGGACCCGATGTGTTGGCAGGCGTTCCAGGCCAACCCGGACACCATGTGGAACTGGATGAGCGCGCTGCGCGACGGCCTCGCCGGTCAGTACCAGTCCAGCACCCCGGACGGGCAGCTGTGCAGCAACGCGCTCTCCCGGAACGACTCACTGAACCAGCCCGGGGCGTGGAAGGCGACCACCGTCAACCGCAACCTCACGGTCCAGATGTACGACCAGGCCAGCCACGGCGCCGACTTCTTCCGGGTCTACGTCACCAAGCAGGGGTTCAACCCCGCCACGCAGAAGGTCGGGTGGGGCAACCTCGACCTGATCACCACGACCGGGCGTTACGCGCCGGCACAGAACATCTCGTTCAACGTCTCGATTCCCTCCTCGCGTACCGGAAACCACGTCATGTTCGTGATCTGGAAGGCGTCGCACGCGGACCAGACCTACATGTGGTGCAGTGACATCAAGATCGCCTGAACGGCGACCTGGCACCAGTCCGGCCCAGGGCGTCGACGTCCTGGGCCGGACGCTGAGTTCCCCCCGCTTTGACGGGCGCTCGAACGGGTGACCGGGCTCTGCGGCAGTTGCCAGGTGCCGCCGCGGTCCTCCTTGGCGAAGCGTGCCACAAGGTCGGGGATGCGCGACGCGGTGGCCAGCCCGGCCCTCCAACCGCCCGCGTGTGGGACAGTGGTTCATGCCGTTGAGCGCCCATCACCTCAGAACGTCGATCGCCGTGTCCGACATACAGCGGGCGGTCGCGTTCTACGAAGGCAGACTGGGCCTGCCGGCGCTGCACTCCGGCCCCAGCGCCGACATCGCCGACGGCAGCCGCGTCTATGGTTCGGGTGGCGCGCCGGCACTGAA harbors:
- a CDS encoding arabinan endo-1,5-alpha-L-arabinosidase, with amino-acid sequence MTTSPSAVPASPTLRRLALLSLAVVLTAAGTAAATQSSSAAAPTVAPRAAATPTTPPGSYPGPGRVTGDVGVHDPTIVVRPGGGYLLAHTGANIALKTSSDRTAFRNAGAVFPNGAPWTTTYTGGSSNLWAPDLSYRDGRYWLYYSASTFGSNRSAIFLATSTTGASGSWTNQGLVIESRTSDNFNAIDPNLVVDASGRWWLSFGSFWSGIKMVALNPATGKRSDTTVRSIAGRNGGAIEAPVIVRHGSYYYLWVSFDRCCQGAASTYRVMVGRSTSVTGPYLDRNGVAMTAGGGTQVLAGHGNIHGPGHQAVFTDTDAEVLVYHYYADNGASLLGINLLGYDNAGWPFVY
- a CDS encoding lytic polysaccharide monooxygenase auxiliary activity family 9 protein; protein product: MTSPAQAHGTIINPATRAYQCWKTWGSQHTNPAMQQQDPMCWQAFQANPDTMWNWMSALRDGLAGQYQSSTPDGQLCSNALSRNDSLNQPGAWKATTVNRNLTVQMYDQASHGADFFRVYVTKQGFNPATQKVGWGNLDLITTTGRYAPAQNISFNVSIPSSRTGNHVMFVIWKASHADQTYMWCSDIKIA